From the Lepus europaeus isolate LE1 chromosome 12, mLepTim1.pri, whole genome shotgun sequence genome, one window contains:
- the LOC133772037 gene encoding zinc finger protein 883-like isoform X2, which produces MILWQVLVANSSRSTKERVELGETLNLNSSHMSKLIMKDGNYAGIGPEEYNDCQSTLLLGKPDGVCAGEKSDIPIVPWKSLSYCEYPSQHQNIQTFPDIFEHNVQRNTFDREAMFFTHKPDLIVNQRTHTGKSTCACSDCEKSFSCESNFTVQERIHTGGKSYWCNECGKTFCRKSNLHRHQRTHTGEKNNECNKCGRSFYQKSDLIIHQRIHTGEKPYECNDCGKTFCRKSSLRTHQRLHTGEKLYECEECGKTFFYKSSLSQHQRTLYQCKKCEKAFYHWSLFCRHQQTHTGGKPYKCNECGKTFCRKANLSMHQQTHTGEKPYQCNECGKTFFRKTSLSRHQQTHTGEKPYECNACGKAFYLKSNLLIHHRTHTEGKAYPCNECGKSFYQKSYLIIHQRSHTGEKPYGCNECGKAFSRKSGLVRHEKIQTVGKSYECNECAKTFCHKSNLRIHQRIHAGKKIYECKECGKGFCQKSHLNKHQNLHRNGADIVTQDVKLPLGMPASHINELVEVPDTPLIIQLPPAAHGEAAEDVPITWVPATHMEDSDGVPGSWLQSGSALAVAGIWGVNQQMEDLSLSLSLPVPVSLPFK; this is translated from the coding sequence ATGATTCTGTGGCAAGTTCTAGTCGCAAACAGCAGCAGATCAACCAAGGAGAGGGTTGAGTTAGGAGAAACACTTAATTTAAATTCCAGTCATATGTCCAAACTGATAATGAAGGATGGAAATTATGCAGGAATAGGGCCCGAGGAATATAATGATTGTCAGAGCACGCTTCTCCTTGGTAAGCCTGAtggtgtgtgtgctggggagaAATCCGATATCCCTATTGTACCTTGGAAGTCCCTCAGTTACTGTGAGTATCCTAGTCAGCATCAGAACATTCAGACATTCCCAGATATTTTTGAACACAATGTACAGAGGAACACCTTTGACAGGGAGGCAATGTTTTTTACACATAAACCAGATCTTATAGTAAATCAGAGGACACATACAGGAAAAAGTACCTGTGCATGTAGTGATTGTGAGAAATCTTTTAGCTGTGAATCAAACTTTACTGTCCAggagagaattcacacagggggaAAGTCCTATTGgtgtaatgaatgtgggaaaaCATTTTGCCGAAAGTCAAACCTCCACCGacatcagagaactcacacaggggaaaaaaacaatgaatgcaATAAATGTGGAAGAAGCTTTTACCAGAAGTCAGACCTTAtcatacatcagagaattcacacaggggaaaagccctatgaatgtaatgactgtgggaaaACCTTTTGCCGGAAGTCCAGCCTCAGGACACATCAAAGACTTCATACAGGTGAGAAATTGTATGAATGTGAAGAATGTGGGAAAACTTTCTTCTACAAGTCATCTCTCTCTCAACATCAGAGAACTCTGTATCAATGTAAAAAGTGTGAGAAAGCATTCTACCACTGGTCTCTATTCTGTAGGCATCAGCAGACTCACACAGGGGGGAAACCCtataaatgtaatgaatgtggaaaaacttTCTGCAGGAAGGCAAACCTCAGCATGCACCAGCAGACTCACACTGGGGAGAAGCCGTACCAGTGCAACGAATGTGGGAAAACATTCTTCAGGAAAACAAGCCTCAGCAGACATCAGCAgactcacacaggggagaaaccctatgaatgtaatgcatgtggaaaagccttttatcTGAAGTCCAATCTCCTTATCCATCACAGAACTCACACAGAGGGAAAAGCTTATCcatgtaatgaatgtgggaagTCCTTTTACCAGAAGTCATACCTGATTATAcaccagagaagtcacacaggggagaaaccgtatgggtgtaatgaatgtggaaaagccttctcTCGGAAGTCAGGTCTCGTCAGGCATGAGAAAATTCAAACAGTGGGAAAATCCTATGAGTGTAATGAGTGTGCCAAAACCTTTTGCCACAAGTCAAATCTCAGGATACATCAAAGAATTCATGCAGGtaagaaaatatatgaatgtaAAGAATGTGGAAAAGGGTTTTGCCAGAAGTCCCATCTCAACAAGCATCAGAATCTTCATAGGAATGGGGCAGATATTGTGACACAggatgttaagctgccacttggaatgcctgcatcccatatcaatgaACTAGTTGAAGTCCCAGATAccccacttataatccagcttcctcctgctgcgcatggggaggcagcagaggatgtcccaattacttgggtccctgccacccacatggaagactcagatggagttccaggctcctggcttcagtctggttcagccttggctgttgcaggcatttggggagtaaaccagcagatggaagatctctctctttctctgtctctccctgtccctgtcagcttgcctttcaaataa